Proteins from a genomic interval of Psychrobacter fulvigenes:
- a CDS encoding molybdopterin dinucleotide binding domain-containing protein, with the protein MHKLVDPLFQSKSDYDIWREFSRRMNRHLEYSRQMDEMQWVEQIYEDCRGENLKKDFYMPPFAEFWEKGYVLFPEGENWVRHADFREDPEVNALGTPSGFIEISSRKIASYGYEDCKGHPIRMEKIERSHGGPGSDEYPLWLQSVHPDKRLHSQTCESEARREVYTVQGREPCYIGPEDAKARGIKDGDLVRVYNDRGQLLAGAVISDNFPPGIIRIQEGAWYGPTGPEIGAIDTYGDPNTVSLDVGTSSLAQGPSANTCIVEIEKFTGKAPAVTAFGGPKYVNPDGSPETADSYSS; encoded by the coding sequence ATGCACAAACTGGTAGATCCTCTTTTCCAGTCAAAATCAGACTATGATATTTGGCGTGAATTCAGTAGACGTATGAACCGTCACTTAGAATACAGCCGCCAAATGGATGAGATGCAGTGGGTCGAGCAGATCTATGAAGACTGCCGTGGAGAGAACCTCAAAAAAGACTTCTATATGCCGCCATTTGCTGAGTTTTGGGAAAAAGGGTATGTGCTGTTCCCAGAAGGTGAAAACTGGGTGCGCCACGCTGACTTCCGTGAAGACCCTGAAGTGAATGCACTGGGTACGCCTTCAGGCTTTATCGAGATCAGTAGCCGTAAGATTGCAAGCTATGGCTACGAAGACTGTAAAGGCCATCCGATTCGGATGGAGAAAATTGAGCGCTCACATGGCGGCCCTGGCTCTGATGAATATCCTCTCTGGCTACAATCTGTGCATCCAGACAAGCGTCTGCACTCACAGACGTGTGAGTCTGAAGCACGGCGTGAGGTTTATACAGTGCAAGGCCGTGAGCCTTGTTATATAGGTCCTGAGGATGCTAAGGCTCGCGGTATCAAAGATGGCGACCTTGTACGAGTCTACAATGACCGCGGTCAATTGCTTGCGGGTGCGGTGATTTCAGATAACTTCCCGCCAGGGATTATTCGTATTCAAGAAGGTGCGTGGTATGGTCCTACAGGTCCTGAGATTGGGGCAATAGATACTTATGGTGACCCCAACACAGTATCATTGGACGTCGGTACTTCAAGCCTTGCCCAAGGCCCAAGTGCCAATACTTGTATCGTAGAGATAGAGAAGTTCACTGGTAAAGCACCAGCGGTCACCGCCTTTGGTGGTCCTAAATATGTCAATCCAGATGGCAGCCCAGAGACGGCAGATAGCTATTCGTCATAG
- the pstS gene encoding phosphate ABC transporter substrate-binding protein PstS, with protein sequence MRYSLLAVAVSCTLVLTACNKSTDPSSSAADSSSAVTAAETTTSTASTTATDFKSAENIAMNITGAGASFPQPIYAKWSYDYNAATGGQVNYQSIGSSGGIKQIEAKTVDFGASDAPMTPEELDAAGLIQFPTVIGGVVPIVNIDGVEPGQLKLDGAALADIYLGKISNWNDPAIANLNPDLTLPDAAITTVFRSDGSGTTFNFTDYLAKVSTDWKDSVGVDKTVKWPTSATGAGGKGNEGVSSYVNRMKNSIGYVEYAYAKQNNMAHAALKNAAGNFVQPSAETFAAAGDIDWSQQAGFYKVITNSETEQAWPIAAATFILVHKQPENPQQVAGVLNFFDWAYAQGDDDALALDYVPFSDTAVALFKAQWNEVKGSDGQPVYTPAQ encoded by the coding sequence ATGCGTTATTCGTTATTAGCAGTCGCCGTTAGTTGTACCTTAGTACTCACAGCTTGTAATAAATCGACCGACCCCTCAAGCTCAGCTGCTGATAGCAGTAGCGCCGTAACAGCGGCTGAAACCACCACTAGTACAGCGTCTACTACAGCGACTGATTTTAAATCTGCTGAAAACATCGCCATGAATATCACCGGTGCAGGTGCTTCATTCCCGCAACCTATCTATGCCAAATGGTCTTATGACTACAATGCCGCGACTGGCGGTCAGGTGAACTACCAATCAATCGGCTCTTCTGGTGGTATCAAACAAATCGAAGCAAAAACGGTAGATTTCGGTGCGTCTGATGCACCGATGACCCCTGAAGAGCTGGATGCAGCAGGGCTTATTCAGTTTCCGACCGTTATCGGTGGCGTCGTACCGATTGTAAACATCGATGGTGTAGAGCCAGGCCAGCTGAAATTGGACGGTGCGGCTTTAGCTGACATCTATTTGGGTAAAATTAGCAACTGGAATGACCCTGCTATTGCTAACCTAAACCCAGACTTAACCCTGCCTGATGCTGCCATTACCACCGTATTTCGCTCAGATGGTTCAGGGACGACGTTTAACTTTACCGATTATCTGGCCAAAGTTTCAACTGACTGGAAAGACAGCGTCGGTGTTGATAAAACCGTCAAGTGGCCAACCTCTGCGACTGGCGCAGGCGGTAAAGGTAACGAGGGCGTATCAAGTTACGTCAATCGTATGAAAAACTCTATTGGCTACGTTGAGTATGCTTACGCCAAGCAAAATAACATGGCACATGCGGCACTAAAAAACGCGGCTGGCAACTTCGTGCAGCCATCTGCTGAGACCTTTGCAGCGGCAGGTGATATCGATTGGTCACAGCAAGCAGGCTTTTATAAAGTCATCACCAACTCTGAGACGGAGCAAGCATGGCCAATCGCAGCTGCTACTTTTATCTTGGTACATAAGCAGCCAGAAAACCCACAGCAAGTGGCTGGCGTGTTGAACTTCTTCGACTGGGCTTACGCTCAAGGCGATGATGATGCCTTAGCCCTTGATTATGTTCCTTTCTCTGATACCGCTGTTGCGCTCTTTAAAGCGCAGTGGAATGAAGTCAAAGGCAGCGATGGTCAGCCAGTCTACACCCCAGCTCAGTAG
- the torA gene encoding trimethylamine-N-oxide reductase TorA, with translation MMKNMNRRGFLKSLAALSGTALLPMPLLAKDSIVTSVVTRPNGEKVDISSWKMSGAHWGAFRAKVEANRVVEILPFEFDQYPTDILDGTLGVIYSPSRVRYPMIRLDWYKNRHKSDTSQRGDNRFVRVGWDEALDLLYEELERVQRNHGPWALHTANVGWRSVGNVHSCGNHMLRAIAMHGNSVGTAGDYSTGAGQVILPYILGSTEVYSQGTSWPLILDNSKVIIFWANDPVKNLQVGWNTETHEAYEYLEKLRDKVRDKDIQVICIDPVKSKTQNYLDCDHQYINPLTDVAFMLAIAHTLYTEKLYDKEFLDMYALGFDDFTPYLMGKTEDMVEKTPEWAAPICGVDADRIRELARLMASNRTQLVFGWAIQRQQHGEQPYWMGAIIASMLGQIGLPGGGISYSHHYSSVGVPASGASMPGAFPLNLDTGRKPKYDNSDYQGYSSVIPVARFVDCLLEPGKKINFNGQEVTLPPFKMAVFSGSNQWHRHQDRNRMKEGYRNIETVVSVDYNWTATCRFADIVLPACTPYERNDLDA, from the coding sequence ATGATGAAGAACATGAATCGAAGAGGGTTTCTAAAGTCGTTAGCAGCCTTGTCAGGGACTGCGTTACTGCCGATGCCTCTACTGGCCAAAGACAGTATTGTGACCAGTGTCGTCACCAGACCAAATGGCGAAAAAGTCGATATCAGTAGCTGGAAAATGTCAGGTGCTCATTGGGGTGCTTTCCGTGCAAAGGTTGAGGCAAACAGAGTTGTTGAGATTTTACCCTTTGAGTTTGATCAGTATCCTACTGATATATTGGATGGCACACTAGGCGTTATCTATAGCCCATCGCGGGTACGCTATCCCATGATACGTCTTGATTGGTATAAAAACCGTCATAAGAGTGATACCAGTCAACGTGGTGACAACCGCTTTGTGCGTGTGGGCTGGGATGAAGCGTTAGATCTGCTTTATGAAGAGCTTGAGCGTGTGCAAAGAAACCACGGTCCTTGGGCGCTACATACAGCAAACGTCGGTTGGCGCTCAGTGGGCAACGTCCACAGCTGCGGTAACCATATGTTACGTGCCATTGCGATGCACGGTAATAGCGTTGGTACGGCAGGGGATTACTCTACTGGTGCTGGTCAGGTTATTTTGCCATATATCTTAGGATCAACAGAGGTATACTCGCAAGGAACCTCTTGGCCATTGATTCTTGATAATTCAAAAGTCATCATCTTTTGGGCCAATGACCCTGTCAAAAACTTGCAAGTAGGTTGGAATACAGAAACGCATGAAGCTTATGAGTACTTAGAAAAACTGCGTGATAAGGTCAGAGACAAAGACATTCAAGTGATTTGTATTGACCCAGTTAAGAGCAAAACTCAAAACTACCTAGATTGCGATCATCAATACATCAACCCATTGACCGATGTCGCATTTATGCTCGCGATTGCCCATACTTTATATACTGAAAAGCTCTACGATAAAGAGTTTTTGGACATGTATGCGCTTGGCTTTGACGATTTTACCCCTTATCTAATGGGTAAGACCGAAGACATGGTAGAAAAGACGCCAGAATGGGCGGCGCCGATTTGCGGGGTTGATGCAGATCGTATTCGTGAGCTTGCCCGTTTGATGGCCAGTAACCGTACGCAGCTTGTCTTTGGTTGGGCAATTCAACGTCAGCAGCATGGCGAGCAGCCTTATTGGATGGGAGCGATTATCGCCTCTATGCTCGGTCAGATAGGCTTGCCTGGTGGCGGCATCAGCTATTCGCATCACTATAGCTCTGTTGGCGTACCTGCCTCTGGTGCCTCTATGCCAGGAGCTTTCCCACTGAACCTAGATACAGGACGTAAGCCAAAGTATGATAATAGCGATTATCAAGGCTATAGCTCTGTTATTCCGGTGGCGCGATTTGTAGACTGTCTCTTAGAACCTGGCAAAAAAATCAACTTTAATGGTCAAGAAGTTACCTTGCCACCATTTAAGATGGCGGTTTTTTCAGGAAGTAACCAATGGCATCGCCACCAAGACCGCAACCGTATGAAAGAGGGTTATCGCAATATCGAGACAGTCGTTTCAGTAGATTATAACTGGACAGCGACTTGTCGTTTTGCGGATATTGTACTACCAGCTTGTACGCCATACGAGCGTAACGACCTTGATGCCTAG
- a CDS encoding MoaD/ThiS family protein, which translates to MSTLEVATNTEATMNINVLYFASLADEANCQEESVSVQQSTSLTELYQQLSQKHRFSRPQSELRVAVNDYFANWTDQINDGDSVVFITPVAGG; encoded by the coding sequence ATGAGTACTTTAGAAGTAGCAACCAATACCGAAGCAACGATGAATATCAATGTCTTATACTTTGCCAGCTTGGCTGATGAAGCCAACTGCCAAGAAGAGAGCGTCAGCGTGCAGCAGTCGACGTCATTGACTGAGCTGTATCAGCAGCTTAGTCAAAAGCATCGTTTTAGCCGTCCGCAGTCAGAGCTGCGCGTGGCGGTGAATGATTATTTTGCTAACTGGACAGACCAGATTAATGATGGTGACAGTGTGGTGTTTATCACCCCAGTCGCTGGTGGTTAA
- the moaA gene encoding GTP 3',8-cyclase MoaA has product MNHLAPTIGNATVYSPLVPDGYQPITPSISHASLINPNTPLTQPLTDGFARRLTYLRLSITDFCNFRCEYCLPNGYQGKRPDDELSVPEIATLIRGFAQVGTKKVRITGGEPSIRRDVVEIIQTIKQTPGIETVAMTSNGYKLGKHLANWQAAGLNQLNISMDSFDASTFHKMTGFDTLPQLMTDMDKLLETTDIKLKINSILMAETAFENLMNAIDYVKDRRVTYRFIEFMQTSDNSDLFFAQHAQSDIITDYLLVHGWQTHERGSTDGPAIEYSHPDYLGRIGMIAPYAAHFCDSCNRLRVSSKGKVHLCLFDQGNYDIREHLQQDDIAGLVDTLHSFMPIKPEHHHLHDSNSGIMHNLSLIGG; this is encoded by the coding sequence ATGAATCATCTCGCCCCAACTATAGGGAATGCCACTGTGTATTCACCCCTTGTTCCTGACGGGTATCAACCTATCACGCCTTCTATTTCGCACGCCTCACTCATAAATCCTAATACGCCGCTTACGCAGCCATTAACAGATGGTTTCGCTCGGCGTCTGACGTATCTGCGTTTGTCTATCACAGACTTCTGTAATTTCCGCTGTGAATACTGTCTGCCTAATGGCTATCAAGGCAAGCGTCCTGATGACGAGCTAAGCGTGCCTGAGATTGCTACCTTGATACGCGGCTTTGCCCAAGTGGGTACTAAAAAGGTTAGAATCACGGGCGGTGAGCCATCCATTCGCCGTGATGTGGTAGAGATTATTCAAACCATCAAACAGACACCAGGTATTGAAACCGTCGCCATGACCAGTAATGGTTATAAGCTTGGCAAGCACTTAGCGAACTGGCAGGCAGCTGGGCTGAACCAGCTCAATATCAGTATGGACAGCTTTGATGCCAGCACCTTTCATAAGATGACAGGATTTGATACCTTGCCACAGCTAATGACGGATATGGATAAGCTGTTAGAAACCACCGATATTAAGCTCAAGATAAACAGTATCTTGATGGCAGAAACCGCCTTTGAAAACTTGATGAATGCCATCGACTACGTCAAAGATAGGCGAGTGACTTATCGCTTTATTGAGTTCATGCAGACCAGTGACAACAGCGATTTATTCTTTGCACAGCATGCTCAGTCGGACATCATCACGGATTACTTATTGGTGCACGGTTGGCAGACCCATGAGCGTGGCAGTACAGATGGGCCAGCGATAGAATACAGTCACCCAGACTATCTTGGCCGTATTGGTATGATTGCACCTTATGCTGCCCATTTCTGTGACAGCTGTAACCGTCTGCGGGTGAGCAGTAAAGGCAAAGTGCATTTGTGCTTATTCGACCAAGGCAACTATGATATCCGTGAGCATCTACAGCAAGACGATATTGCAGGTCTAGTCGATACTTTGCATAGCTTTATGCCGATTAAACCTGAGCATCATCATTTGCACGACTCCAACAGTGGCATCATGCACAACTTATCTTTAATCGGTGGTTAG
- the moaB gene encoding molybdenum cofactor biosynthesis protein B produces MSKPAAEFIPLNIAILTVSDSRTLAEDTSGQYLVDQLTAAGHKLADRELIIDDIYKIRAVLSRWIADPSIHAVITTGGTGFYIRDSMPEAASVLFDKSVDGFGEMFRLISKDDIGMSTIQSRAIAGMANGTGIFCLPGSSGACRTGWEGILKEQLDSRTRPCNFVPHFMRTNPSHD; encoded by the coding sequence ATGAGCAAACCTGCAGCTGAATTTATTCCGCTTAATATCGCCATCCTAACTGTTTCTGATAGTCGTACGCTTGCAGAAGACACTTCAGGGCAGTACTTAGTTGATCAGCTGACGGCAGCAGGTCATAAGCTGGCGGATCGCGAGTTAATTATCGATGATATCTATAAAATTAGAGCAGTATTGAGTCGTTGGATTGCAGATCCAAGTATCCATGCGGTCATTACCACCGGCGGCACAGGTTTTTATATCAGAGACAGCATGCCAGAAGCGGCGAGCGTATTGTTTGATAAGTCGGTTGATGGCTTTGGTGAGATGTTCCGTTTAATCTCAAAAGACGATATTGGTATGTCTACTATCCAATCTCGAGCGATTGCAGGTATGGCAAATGGTACGGGGATATTCTGCTTGCCGGGCTCATCAGGTGCATGTCGCACAGGTTGGGAAGGCATATTAAAAGAGCAGCTAGATAGTCGTACGCGTCCGTGTAACTTTGTGCCACACTTTATGCGTACCAATCCTAGCCATGATTGA
- the torD gene encoding molecular chaperone TorD yields MTLSTDSTSTDSTSTDKTTDTATQWQAANAARSALYRWFADVFARELTSDTLNDWQNNQTFDGIHEAFVSLDLEPYSARVKKAIDDLEQLPKEHRALELAADFAQIFLLSGDDSAPPYASYYLSEDKQLYNEPTKQMHQFLASQHLKLHAEFHEPDDHVSVYFMVMSLWIDSSMEQNIDMSDVAQEQVEFLDTALLSWLSKFNERCQKIRVKTDVYPALVALAEQFVLADREALDF; encoded by the coding sequence ATGACCCTCTCAACAGACTCAACTTCAACAGACTCAACTTCAACAGATAAAACGACAGATACAGCGACACAGTGGCAAGCTGCTAATGCTGCCCGCTCTGCACTCTATCGCTGGTTTGCCGATGTTTTCGCTCGTGAGCTTACCAGTGATACTCTCAATGACTGGCAGAACAACCAAACCTTTGATGGCATCCATGAGGCTTTTGTCAGCTTGGATCTGGAGCCTTATAGTGCTCGTGTCAAAAAAGCCATTGACGATCTTGAGCAGCTGCCCAAAGAGCATAGAGCGCTTGAGCTTGCTGCTGATTTTGCCCAGATCTTCTTGCTAAGTGGTGATGACAGTGCGCCACCTTATGCTTCTTATTACTTGAGTGAAGATAAGCAGCTTTATAATGAGCCTACCAAGCAGATGCATCAGTTTTTAGCCAGTCAACACCTAAAACTGCATGCTGAGTTTCATGAGCCTGATGATCATGTGAGTGTTTACTTTATGGTCATGAGCTTGTGGATTGATAGTAGCATGGAGCAAAATATTGACATGAGCGATGTCGCGCAAGAGCAAGTCGAGTTTTTGGACACTGCACTGCTAAGCTGGCTATCTAAATTTAATGAACGTTGTCAAAAAATCCGCGTAAAAACCGATGTGTATCCAGCTTTGGTCGCACTGGCCGAGCAGTTTGTTTTGGCAGATCGGGAAGCGTTAGACTTTTAA
- the mobA gene encoding molybdenum cofactor guanylyltransferase, with translation MNTGNVDDSDVLSASKDLAAVVILAGGASSRMGTPKATLTLPTGERLLDYHVRHALALSMTNNNAPIMIADNERGFTVSSDLSANHPQSPIIHIADYGDSSRYSQASEEQKSTEQKADGQIDTGGALVAIESALQAVLDLNQSANLQCKQSSWLLVISCDSLIPATALWQKLQLSEIQATDSQATESETTDIQKIESQTVDKKVICLTDDSHLYPLLGLYQLNVEPDLKAYIDSGGRRGMQFIKPIVQAVPFEKNWQHLTNFNTPEEFKRACASLSDL, from the coding sequence ATGAATACTGGTAATGTAGATGACTCAGATGTATTGAGTGCATCAAAGGATTTGGCAGCGGTTGTGATCTTGGCGGGCGGTGCCTCTAGTCGTATGGGCACGCCTAAAGCCACGCTCACTCTACCGACAGGTGAGCGCTTGCTAGACTATCATGTTAGGCATGCGCTTGCTTTGAGTATGACTAACAACAATGCTCCAATTATGATTGCGGACAACGAGCGTGGCTTTACAGTCAGTTCAGATCTGAGTGCCAATCACCCACAATCACCTATCATTCATATTGCTGATTATGGTGATAGCAGTCGTTATAGCCAGGCCAGTGAAGAGCAGAAAAGTACAGAACAAAAAGCCGACGGTCAGATTGATACAGGCGGAGCTTTAGTTGCTATTGAGTCAGCTTTGCAAGCAGTACTGGATTTAAATCAATCAGCCAACTTGCAATGTAAGCAATCATCGTGGCTGTTGGTCATTAGCTGTGACAGCTTGATACCTGCCACCGCTTTATGGCAAAAACTACAGCTTTCAGAAATTCAAGCAACTGATAGCCAAGCTACCGAAAGCGAAACAACAGATATCCAAAAAATAGAAAGCCAAACAGTTGATAAAAAGGTGATTTGCTTGACCGATGATAGCCATTTATATCCATTGTTAGGACTTTATCAATTAAACGTTGAGCCTGACTTAAAAGCATATATTGATAGTGGCGGGCGCCGAGGAATGCAATTCATCAAACCTATTGTACAAGCCGTACCCTTTGAAAAAAACTGGCAGCATTTGACCAATTTTAATACGCCTGAAGAGTTTAAGCGGGCCTGTGCATCGTTAAGCGACTTATAA
- the ccmI gene encoding c-type cytochrome biogenesis protein CcmI, giving the protein MTLSLLISIVLALIVIAPWLRLKKHPDAVVDNQLIDINIDVYKSRLRELSTDKQEGVISESHYQAQKTELERQLLDAEQVTTAMQPPSLVSRLMLILWIPVLAGSAYMIISDRSNVFTLWQEQQVVGQVADDLLMGKIDEPPEWAMKEGLALFSAMQTNVHHNAHDPQRWLKLAEMFLSFGATESGLEALSRAYRLSPDNEDVAMMYAQTSFFALGGSLDDNIRRTLQGVLDSSPNKEEAQMMMAMGEARAGNYEQAQEWIAKMRSSFEQRAGDYSHEISGLDNLAADITNQQAQAADGFDVTVTVIPSLLPLIVAEDVLFVAIRAAEGGAPYAAKRVPISNLKQGRIAVSLSNADVMMPDRTLQSAQASGEQLVVTARISRSGSANSQSGDLSTNPIMLANEQQQVNIEINQQVP; this is encoded by the coding sequence ATTACTTTAAGCCTGCTAATCTCAATAGTGTTGGCTTTGATAGTCATTGCACCTTGGCTGCGTCTAAAAAAACATCCAGATGCTGTGGTAGACAATCAACTCATCGATATCAATATTGATGTCTATAAATCAAGACTGCGTGAGCTAAGTACTGATAAACAAGAGGGAGTCATCAGTGAGTCCCATTATCAAGCGCAAAAAACAGAGCTTGAGCGTCAATTATTGGATGCTGAGCAAGTGACGACAGCCATGCAGCCCCCGAGTTTGGTCAGTCGTTTGATGCTCATACTCTGGATACCTGTGCTGGCTGGATCGGCTTATATGATTATCAGTGACCGCAGCAATGTGTTCACTTTATGGCAAGAGCAACAAGTCGTCGGTCAAGTAGCAGATGATTTGCTCATGGGCAAGATTGACGAACCGCCAGAGTGGGCGATGAAAGAAGGGTTGGCGCTTTTTTCTGCGATGCAGACCAACGTCCACCACAATGCGCATGACCCACAGCGCTGGTTAAAGCTCGCTGAGATGTTTTTGTCATTTGGGGCGACCGAGTCAGGTCTAGAAGCGCTATCGAGGGCTTATAGATTGTCTCCTGATAATGAGGATGTTGCGATGATGTATGCTCAGACCAGCTTCTTTGCTCTAGGTGGTAGCTTGGATGATAATATCCGCCGTACTTTGCAAGGCGTGCTTGATAGTAGCCCAAACAAAGAAGAGGCGCAGATGATGATGGCAATGGGTGAGGCGCGCGCAGGTAATTATGAGCAGGCACAGGAGTGGATAGCTAAGATGCGCAGCAGCTTTGAGCAAAGGGCAGGAGACTATAGTCATGAAATAAGTGGTTTAGACAATCTGGCCGCTGATATCACTAATCAACAAGCGCAGGCAGCTGACGGCTTTGATGTGACCGTCACCGTGATACCAAGCTTATTGCCTTTGATAGTCGCCGAGGATGTATTGTTTGTTGCTATTCGGGCAGCGGAAGGCGGAGCGCCTTATGCGGCAAAACGTGTACCGATTAGTAATTTAAAGCAAGGCCGCATTGCGGTAAGTCTAAGCAATGCAGATGTGATGATGCCAGATCGAACGTTGCAATCGGCGCAAGCGTCAGGTGAGCAGTTGGTCGTGACCGCCAGAATCAGTCGTTCTGGTAGCGCAAACTCTCAGTCTGGTGATTTATCAACCAATCCAATCATGCTAGCAAACGAGCAGCAGCAAGTGAATATCGAAATCAATCAGCAAGTGCCTTAA
- a CDS encoding periplasmic nitrate reductase, NapE protein, whose product MPHEKQLKQKDQQPVKRQWLSALVMSFIALPIIAALFLAAYGFIVWFGQMWFWGPPS is encoded by the coding sequence ATGCCACATGAAAAGCAACTGAAGCAAAAAGACCAGCAACCAGTCAAGCGTCAATGGCTCAGCGCTTTGGTGATGTCTTTTATTGCCTTGCCAATTATAGCTGCGTTATTTTTAGCGGCTTATGGCTTTATCGTTTGGTTTGGGCAAATGTGGTTCTGGGGACCACCGTCCTAA
- a CDS encoding molybdopterin molybdotransferase MoeA, which produces MITVEQLQDAIMQRIDSFNQTDLPIEKRNHKTCALLDSKNHILAKNILSPFSVPRNDLSAMDGYAIAQGSDLSQGSKIDIVGESQAGSPYIGEINVGQGVRIFTGAVVPNACDTVVMQENTDFDDIKNMIDKSQSYRITLTQDANIDSNIRKQGEEIESGEIVLQAGKRINPADISLIANLGVDSVEVYQPLTVGVLATGDELVALGSPLNSSAQIYNSNTPTLKTLLADLPVVIKDYGIIADDLNETSSTVAKAMQECDVLISTAGVSVGDYDFLTTVIEQLGQINHYKVAMKPGKPFVFGELNKSLDKPVLYFGLPGNPLSTIVGTLQFVIPALWQLSAARTTEVPLTLSMQATLTNDVKKSVGRMDFQRGILSQDSKGQLQVESFAVQESHRIKQFSQANCLIVLAKDEGNLSAGAHVQVKPYPWS; this is translated from the coding sequence ATGATTACCGTTGAACAGCTCCAAGACGCTATCATGCAGCGTATCGATAGCTTTAATCAAACAGACTTGCCGATAGAGAAAAGAAATCATAAAACTTGTGCGTTGTTAGACAGCAAAAACCACATATTGGCAAAGAATATCTTGTCACCATTCAGTGTGCCTAGGAATGACTTGTCTGCTATGGATGGCTATGCCATTGCTCAAGGTAGTGACCTCTCACAAGGCAGTAAGATCGATATCGTTGGCGAGTCGCAAGCGGGTAGCCCTTATATCGGTGAGATAAATGTAGGGCAAGGAGTGCGTATCTTTACTGGTGCGGTAGTACCTAATGCCTGTGATACAGTTGTCATGCAAGAAAACACAGACTTCGATGACATAAAAAACATGATTGATAAGTCGCAATCTTATCGCATAACCCTGACTCAAGATGCCAACATCGATAGCAATATTCGCAAGCAAGGTGAGGAGATTGAGTCTGGTGAAATCGTACTTCAAGCTGGCAAGCGCATAAACCCTGCAGATATTAGTTTAATCGCCAATCTAGGTGTTGATAGCGTTGAGGTCTATCAGCCACTGACTGTCGGGGTGCTGGCGACTGGTGATGAGTTGGTAGCATTGGGGTCGCCACTTAATAGCTCGGCACAAATTTATAACTCTAATACGCCAACGCTCAAGACATTATTGGCAGACTTGCCAGTAGTCATCAAAGATTATGGCATCATTGCTGATGACTTGAATGAGACCAGCAGCACGGTTGCCAAGGCGATGCAAGAGTGTGATGTGCTTATCTCTACCGCTGGCGTGTCCGTAGGTGATTACGACTTTTTGACTACCGTGATTGAGCAGTTGGGTCAAATAAATCATTATAAAGTAGCGATGAAACCTGGCAAACCTTTCGTCTTTGGTGAATTAAATAAGTCGTTGGATAAACCAGTCTTGTACTTTGGGCTTCCAGGCAATCCTTTGTCCACCATAGTCGGTACATTGCAATTTGTAATCCCTGCTTTATGGCAGCTATCGGCTGCGCGCACTACTGAAGTACCACTGACGCTAAGCATGCAAGCCACCCTAACAAACGATGTCAAAAAATCAGTAGGGCGGATGGATTTTCAGCGTGGCATCTTGTCACAAGATAGTAAAGGACAGCTACAAGTCGAGAGCTTTGCCGTACAGGAATCGCACCGTATCAAGCAATTTAGCCAAGCCAACTGTCTGATTGTGTTGGCAAAAGATGAAGGCAACCTAAGCGCAGGTGCGCACGTACAGGTAAAACCCTATCCTTGGTCATAA
- the moaC gene encoding cyclic pyranopterin monophosphate synthase MoaC: MNSKSQKNNQAAVTQPNLSHLDSDGDITMVDVSGKTASTREASAQGQVRFPSAVYKQIKAADGMTKKGSITQTAHIAGIMAAKRTHDLIPLCHPLPLDKIGLTFEYDDALNSIVVSGTVKVTHKTGVEMEALTAVSIACLTIYDMTKAISHDIVIDNVHLVNKTGGKSDYSHA; the protein is encoded by the coding sequence ATGAATAGCAAGAGTCAGAAAAATAACCAAGCTGCTGTAACTCAACCTAACTTATCGCATTTAGATAGTGACGGTGATATCACCATGGTCGATGTCAGTGGCAAGACCGCCAGTACCAGAGAGGCAAGTGCACAAGGACAAGTACGTTTCCCAAGCGCGGTTTATAAACAAATCAAAGCCGCTGATGGTATGACTAAAAAAGGCAGCATTACCCAGACGGCTCATATCGCAGGCATCATGGCAGCCAAGCGCACCCACGATCTTATTCCACTGTGCCATCCATTACCATTAGATAAGATTGGTTTAACCTTTGAGTATGATGATGCGCTGAATAGTATTGTCGTCAGCGGCACTGTAAAAGTCACCCATAAGACAGGGGTTGAGATGGAAGCGCTAACGGCTGTGAGCATTGCCTGCTTGACCATCTATGACATGACTAAGGCGATATCGCACGACATTGTCATTGATAATGTTCATCTCGTTAATAAAACTGGCGGTAAGTCAGATTATAGTCATGCTTAA